In one Nicotiana sylvestris chromosome 8, ASM39365v2, whole genome shotgun sequence genomic region, the following are encoded:
- the LOC138875432 gene encoding uncharacterized protein: MPYMLVYGIEATIPAEVEIPSLRIIQEAELDDAEWMKSSYEQLALIDGKRMNVVCHGQLYQNRMSRAFNKRVKPRQFTQGQLVLKKFYLHQDEAKGKFSPNW, from the coding sequence atgccctatatgctggtttatggcaTAGAGGCAAcaattcccgccgaggtagaaattccttccctaaggatcatacaagaggctgagctcgacgacgcagaatggaTGAAAAGtagttatgagcaactagcccttatagatggaaagagaatgaacgtagtttgccatggtcaactctatcagaacagaatgtccagagccttcaacaaaagagtcaagccaagacagttcacacagGGGCAACTAGTGTTAAAGAAATTTTATTtgcatcaggatgaagccaaagggaaattctctcccaactggtag